A single window of Candidatus Flexicrinis affinis DNA harbors:
- a CDS encoding ROK family protein has product MATFLGIDIGGSGIKGAVVNAADGELVSERLRVDTPQPSTPTAVAQAVKTLVEMAAYSGPIGCTYPGIVKNGVMLSAANVDAAWIGCDGQTLFKDVVQMPFVVLNDADAAGEAEMVFGAGKGKMGVVIMLTFGTGIGSALFLDGKLVPNTEFGHLHMGNKIAEARASARVKEEKEMSWSKWGRRVHDYLTHLERIFTPDMFIIGGGISKRFDRFVEYININAEIAPAHFYNDAGIVGAAMAAAAIFPAPSAGKKQPESKGKSS; this is encoded by the coding sequence GTGGCTACATTTCTCGGAATCGATATCGGCGGCTCTGGGATCAAAGGGGCAGTCGTCAACGCGGCCGACGGAGAACTGGTGTCCGAACGACTGCGCGTCGATACGCCTCAACCTTCGACGCCAACCGCGGTCGCTCAGGCGGTGAAGACGCTGGTCGAGATGGCGGCGTACTCGGGGCCGATCGGCTGTACGTATCCCGGGATTGTCAAAAACGGCGTCATGCTTTCTGCCGCGAACGTAGATGCCGCTTGGATCGGGTGTGACGGACAGACCTTGTTCAAAGATGTCGTGCAAATGCCGTTTGTCGTGCTCAACGATGCCGATGCGGCAGGCGAGGCAGAGATGGTCTTTGGCGCCGGAAAGGGCAAGATGGGGGTAGTCATCATGCTCACGTTCGGCACAGGAATCGGAAGCGCGCTTTTTCTCGACGGCAAGCTCGTGCCCAATACAGAGTTCGGCCACCTGCACATGGGGAACAAGATCGCCGAGGCGCGCGCGTCGGCGCGGGTCAAGGAAGAGAAAGAGATGTCGTGGTCGAAGTGGGGTCGGCGTGTGCACGACTATCTCACTCATCTAGAGCGGATCTTCACGCCGGATATGTTCATCATTGGTGGCGGCATCAGCAAGCGCTTCGACCGGTTTGTCGAATACATCAACATCAACGCGGAGATCGCGCCGGCACATTTCTACAACGACGCGGGGATCGTCGGTGCCGCGATGGCTGCCGCTGCCATTTTCCCAGCCCCGTCTGCCGGAAAGAAACAGCCCGAGTCAAAGGGCAAGTCAAGTTAG
- a CDS encoding flavin reductase family protein — protein MGIDAELFRNTLAKWASGVTVVTTTHDGRPHGLTVSSFSSVSLDASLILVCISHRAASLPVLMAAGHFAVNILSSSQQEVARRFAGMIPDIVDRFEGVEYSTLETGSPLLDGALAWIDCRTAQTVVAGDHTIFVGEIVAASVFDEVPLVYTNRRWGSFVPLT, from the coding sequence ATGGGAATTGACGCGGAACTGTTCCGGAATACGCTTGCGAAATGGGCATCCGGGGTCACGGTCGTTACGACGACACATGATGGCCGGCCTCATGGATTGACGGTCAGCTCGTTTTCGAGCGTCAGTCTCGACGCATCGCTCATCCTCGTGTGCATCAGTCACCGGGCGGCCTCACTCCCCGTGCTGATGGCTGCGGGCCACTTCGCCGTCAACATCCTGTCGTCAAGTCAGCAGGAAGTCGCTCGGCGTTTTGCTGGCATGATTCCGGACATCGTCGACCGCTTCGAAGGCGTCGAGTACTCTACGCTCGAAACGGGATCGCCGCTGCTCGACGGCGCACTGGCGTGGATCGACTGCCGCACAGCGCAAACGGTTGTAGCTGGAGATCATACGATCTTTGTCGGCGAGATCGTGGCTGCCTCCGTTTTCGACGAAGTCCCGTTGGTCTATACGAACCGGCGTTGGGGAAGCTTCGTCCCTCTAACTTGA
- a CDS encoding glycosyltransferase family 2 protein: MTVRPTYSIVAPVYNEEGNVPRLVSEVTRVMDSTDEPWELILVNDGSRDKSLDEMRAEAAKNPRVKIVNFARNFGHQVAVTAGIDFASGRAVVLIDADLQDPPEVILELIDRWKAGYEVVYAVRSERKGESWFKRATAKMFYRVIYRITDVHIPLDTGDFRLMDERVAHVLRTMREHNRFIRGMTSWVGFRQTGVQYVREARTIGETKYPLRKMMRFAWDAVTGFSFFPLQVMIYVSLALGLLAVLAIPVIALLRIRFGPEFFGGQATTIVVLLLLGSFQLFFLFVLGQYVARIYDETRGRPLYVVASTENVEPDKDSGGDQP; the protein is encoded by the coding sequence ATGACCGTACGCCCAACGTATTCGATCGTTGCCCCCGTCTACAACGAAGAGGGGAATGTCCCGCGCCTCGTGTCTGAAGTGACCCGCGTCATGGACTCGACGGACGAGCCATGGGAGCTGATTCTCGTCAATGACGGAAGCCGCGACAAGTCGCTCGATGAGATGCGTGCCGAGGCTGCGAAGAACCCCCGCGTGAAGATCGTCAACTTTGCGCGCAACTTCGGTCATCAGGTGGCAGTGACCGCCGGCATCGACTTCGCGTCCGGCCGGGCGGTGGTCTTGATCGATGCCGATCTGCAGGACCCGCCCGAGGTTATCCTCGAGCTGATCGATCGCTGGAAGGCGGGCTACGAAGTGGTGTATGCGGTTCGTTCGGAACGTAAAGGCGAATCGTGGTTCAAACGCGCAACGGCCAAGATGTTTTACCGCGTGATCTACCGCATTACCGACGTCCACATTCCGCTAGATACCGGCGATTTCCGGCTGATGGACGAGCGCGTCGCCCACGTGCTGCGGACGATGCGCGAGCACAACCGCTTCATTCGCGGCATGACGAGCTGGGTCGGGTTTCGTCAGACCGGCGTGCAATATGTGCGCGAGGCGCGTACGATCGGCGAGACCAAGTATCCGCTGCGCAAGATGATGCGATTTGCTTGGGATGCCGTGACGGGATTCTCGTTCTTCCCGCTTCAGGTGATGATCTACGTGTCGCTCGCGTTGGGCCTGCTGGCCGTGTTGGCGATACCGGTTATCGCACTGCTGCGCATCCGGTTCGGACCAGAATTCTTCGGCGGCCAAGCGACGACAATCGTGGTGCTTTTGCTGCTCGGCAGCTTTCAGCTTTTCTTCCTGTTCGTGCTCGGGCAGTATGTCGCACGTATCTATGACGAAACGCGCGGACGACCGCTGTATGTGGTAGCATCAACAGAGAATGTCGAGCCAGACAAGGACTCAGGGGGAGATCAACCATGA
- the npdG gene encoding NADPH-dependent F420 reductase, whose product MAESDSGIMVTLAVIGGTGKEGSGLAMRWALNGYRVLIGSRDAQRAVARCGELNNELGGDYLTGMANPDAAAAADFVVVSVPFDAQPEIVESIKAHTAGKIVVDLTVPLKPPHVRTVFVPQGDAAALNTQRILGPDARVVGAFHNVSAGKLKDPNTDVDCDVLVCSDDDDAKRDVIRLVEAAGMRGIDAGPLANVVAAEALTPVLLHINKVYGVKGTGIRITGLPS is encoded by the coding sequence ATGGCCGAAAGCGACAGCGGAATCATGGTCACTTTGGCAGTTATCGGCGGTACTGGCAAAGAGGGCAGCGGGCTGGCGATGCGCTGGGCGCTCAACGGCTATCGTGTGCTGATCGGCTCGCGCGATGCACAACGGGCGGTGGCGCGCTGCGGTGAGCTGAATAACGAACTGGGCGGGGATTATCTTACTGGTATGGCGAACCCGGATGCCGCGGCCGCTGCAGACTTCGTCGTGGTTTCCGTGCCGTTTGACGCACAGCCTGAGATCGTCGAGTCAATCAAGGCGCATACTGCCGGCAAGATCGTCGTTGACTTGACCGTGCCGTTAAAGCCGCCGCATGTTCGCACTGTGTTCGTGCCGCAAGGCGATGCCGCCGCGCTCAATACGCAGCGTATTCTCGGCCCGGATGCGCGCGTCGTAGGCGCGTTCCACAACGTAAGCGCGGGCAAGCTCAAGGATCCGAATACGGACGTCGACTGCGATGTGTTGGTGTGCTCTGACGATGACGATGCCAAACGAGACGTAATTCGGTTGGTCGAAGCGGCTGGAATGCGCGGCATCGACGCTGGCCCGCTGGCCAATGTTGTCGCGGCCGAAGCATTGACCCCGGTGCTCCTGCACATCAACAAAGTGTATGGCGTCAAGGGGACAGGGATTCGAATCACAGGACTTCCCTCGTGA